The following is a genomic window from Nitrospira sp..
CCATCGCCGTAACGCCCGATCGCCTCGCCGCAGCGCGGGACGGTCCCGCCGGCGCTCGCGGTTGGCCGCATCGCGCCAATTCGCGCAATCCCGCTGGCGCGAGTGCCGAATGTTCTTTCGCGCGCTGGGAAAAACGACACTCGCAGTGCGCATCGTCGTCAGCGTGGCGTTACTGATCGTCCTCTGGCTGGCGGTAAATTGGACCTACCACGCGATCCTCAAACCGACCGAGGTGCTGTTTCCCCTGGACAATGCGCTCGACAAAAGTCCGGCAACAACCTGGCAAGAATACGGCGCGCTTTTCCGTGAGCATTCGACCGCCGTCATCACACCCGAATTGCTCGCGGCCTTGGCCCAAAGCGAAGGCGCGGGCAATCCCGTGGCGCGGACCTACTGGCGATGGCGTGCCTCCTGGAATCCCTTGGAGTGGTATCAACCGGCCTCGAGCGCGGTGGGCATGTACCAGCTCACCGACGGCACGTTTCAACTGGCGAAGCGCTATTGCATTCACGATCACGAGGTGGTCGAAGACGGCCGCTGGCAGAACTTCCAGTCCTGCTGGTTCAACAGCCTCTACTCCCGCGTCGTGCCGAGTCATGCGATCGAGATGACCGCCGCGCTCCTCGACCGCAACGTCGCCTGCGCAATCGGCCACCGGCGGACGACCTCACTGTCCCTTCAAAAGAAGCAAGACCTCGCCGCCATCATCCATCTCTGCGGAGCGGGAGCCGGCCAGGATTACGCCAGGCGCGGATTCCGGTTGCTCCCTCGCCAGCGTTGCGGCGACCACGACCTGTCGCTCTACCTCGCACGCATTAACGGATTGAAACGGCAATTCGCCCATCTGTCGTCCGGCGGCAAAGAGCTGCGGCCCGCCAAATCCCGCTGACCGCAACACATTCGCCTGCGCTCGACGTAGTTAACGCTGCACTCGCGTGACCCGCCAGGCGAGGCCTGCCCCGGTCAGCAGCAGACAGGCGGCGAGAAAAAACGGCGCGCCAGGAATCTGCCATCCGGTTTGCGCCCCAATGAAGTGGGCGAAAATCTGCGTGAACAGCGTCGGCCCGATCAAACCGGTAATTCCGTTGACACTCGCCATCGCCCCCTGCAACCGGCCTTGCTCAGACCCACTGACGCGGCGCGTCATCAAGGCCTGAGTCGCCGGACCGGCGAGTCCCCAGAACGCCATGATCGGAATGCCCAGGCAGAAGATCCAGCCCTGCGGCGCAATGCCATAGATCGCAAACCCAGTCACACCGCAGAGCAGCCCTGCCAGCAACGTCGTGCGTTCCCCAAAGCGCGCGGTAAGCGGCCGGATCAACAGCCCCTGGACAATCATCGCCGCCAGACCGACCCCGGCAAGCATCAGCCCCACGCTCGCCGTATCCCATCCATAGCGATAGCTCATGTATAGCACCGCGGTGCTCGGCAACACCGCATGCGCGAGATAGCCGAGGAAGGCGACGGTCGCCAGCCCAAACAATTCATGATGCGATCGCAGCAGCGCCAGCGCGCCGACCGGATTCGCCCGCTTCCAGGCAAAGGCCGCCCGCCGCTCCGGCGGCAACGATTCGGGCAGCACGAAGAAACCGTAGCAGGCATTCAGCAGACTGAGCATCGCGGCGCCCCAGAACGGCAGCCGCGGATCGATCGCGCCGAGCCATCCTCCCAGCGCCGGGCCGAGGATAAACCCGAGGCCGAACACCATCCCGATCTTGCCAAACGCCGCCGCCCGCTGCGCCGGCGGCGTCACATCGGACATATAGGCGCCGGCCGTGCTGAAACTCGACGCCGCCATCCCGGCAATCGCCCGTCCGGCGAACAACCAGGCCAGATTCGGCGCCAGCGCCATCAGCATGTAGTCGAGGCCCAGTCCAATGTTCGACAACAACACGACCGGCCGCCGGCCAAACCGGTCGGACAACGCGCCCTGAATGGGCGAACAGACAAACTGCATCAACGCCCAGACCGTCCCCATATAGCCGAAGATTTCCGCCGCGCGTGCCGTGTCGCCCGCCAGGAACTCTTCGACCAGCTTCGGCAACACCGGAATCACAATGCCGAACGACAGCATGTCGAGAAACACGGTAAAGAGGATGAAGAGCGCCGCGGCCTGGCGCGGTTGAGCGGTTGTCGCGTGGTCAGTCATGGCGGCGCATTCTAGCAGGCAGAGAGAGGAGCAGGCACTGCAATCGGAATCCGTTAGAATCCAACCGACAACCCGATTGTGCCTAACAAGGCCGCGCGATCTGACGGCCCAGAGAACTCCGTCCCGAGACCGCCGTCCAGCACCATGCGAGACGTGAGTTGATGTCGCAGACCGATCTCGATGCCGCTGTGATTCCGCTGACCGCGCAGATCCGACTCTCTGGTGTAGAGACTGGCGATCAACGTGTCGCTGAAGCTCGTCGGATAGCCCAGGGGATAGCTCACCGCCACGACCGCCCGATAGGCGCCGGGCCGCTCCTGCCCCTGCGGCGACCCAAGGACGGTATAGCCCGCATTGATGTGCGCGCGCAACCGGCCGAACGAACGGGTGAGGATGCCGGTCATTTGCGTATCCACGCCTTTCGAATTTACCCCGGTGGGCAGATCCACTTCGATCCGGCCCGCAAACGCCGGCAGGTTGATCGTTTCTGTATTGAAATTGTAGAGCACGCCCAGGTGCAGATCGCCCGACTTGGCCGCGCCGACGAGCGTATGGGGGTCGGAAATGAGATCGCCCTGTATTTCAATCTGCGTATTGTCGAATGCGCCATAGATAATCTGCGGCTGAAACGTCACGCGGGTGCGGCCTTCCCGCCGGTCGTTGAAGCGCACGCCGCCTTCCAGGCCGATTTCGCCTTTCGGAATCGCATAGGCGTCTTCCATTCCGATCGGCCGGTTCGGGTCGAGATTGTCGTGGTCCAGCGCAAAGCCGCGCAGCGGCAACAGTCCGAGCAGCAACGCAAGCATTGTCCCGGCGATGTGACGCGCCAGCCGCTTCAATGGCGATGCTCCCGGTCTTGCACGATCATCGGATTCGTGGCATCGGCGCTCGCCAGATAGTAGCGATCCACCAGACGATAGATCTCCGCCCGCTTGGCCTCCCAGGTCGGCAGCAGATCGCTCGCCAGGATGTCGCTGATGTTGTCGTGCAGCATGTGGAGATTGTCGAAGATGTCGGCGATCTCCGGATAACGCGCCGCGAACAACGGACTCAGCTCCGCCGTCAACGGCATGAAGGTCCACTCCACCGGCGGCTGGTCGAGGTAACGCCGATAGGTCATGAGAATCGGCCGCACCGCTTGCGTCTTGGCCGTGAGATCGCGAGCCGCCTGCAACGGATCGTATACAGCGACTTGCAGATAGTGGTAGGACCAGATCGTCGCATTGAACAGCGGAAATCGGTGACGGAAGGTTTTGGAATAGGGAAACTGGTCGAGCCGGCGATGGTCCAGCCGCTTCGCCGTCAGCGCGTAGGCGCTCTCCTGGTAATAGGCCAGCACGTTCCGGATCGCCCGGTCTTTGTCCGGTTCGGCGGAGGCCATGATGTCGTAGGTGGCGCGATGCAGCGCATGCGCTTCGTCGAAAACATTCTGCGCGCGCCAGGCCAGCTTCATGTATGTCGGGGCGATGGCTTCTTCGTTGGGGTTGAGCCGGGGCTTCGTCGCAATGAACGCCAGGGTTTCTTTTCTTGCCCGGTCTTCAATGGCCGGCACATCTTTCCCACCGGTTAACAGTAAGTTCTCATAGAGATTGGAATGGCCGAAATCGACCCCATTGAACTCGCTGTCGAGCTCGGCCAGATCCTCGCGCAACGCGAAGTTCCACAACGCGCGGTAGTAGAATCGCTTGTCCCGAGGCTCGAACTGGCTGCACCCTGCCAAGGCAAGCGCGATCATGGCTACTGCCGCAATGGCCCCGATCCGAATGAACATGTGCCGCACCTCACCAGTCTCTCGCATTCCGGATTCTTGCCTACCCCTCAGGCATCAACGATAAACCGCGTGCATTCAAAATAACGGATGGAACGACCCGGCGTCTATCGTGCCGTAATGCCCTGACGGATTTTTCTCCCCTTGCGTCTAGGCGATGCCACCGTTACTCTTTTCGCAGTTTCATCGAAGCAGCACTGACCGATTTTTACCCAGGAGGAAAATACATGCGCATCGTCGTCGTTGGGGCAACAGGAACCATCGGGTCCGCAGTCGTCGCCGCCTTGTCCGGGCAACATGATGTCGTCGGCGTCGGACATACGAAGGGCGCGATCCGCGTGGATCTAGCCTCACTCGAATCCATCGACAAGATGTTTGCCGCCGTTGGAGCGTTCGATGCCCTCGTCTGCGCGGCAGGCCGGGCCGCATTCGGAAGCCTGGAGAACCTGAAGGATGCGGATTTTCAGCTCGGGCTTTCCAATAAACTCATGGGGCAGGTCAACCTCGTCCGCATTGGCTTGAAACAGATGCGCGACAACGGCTCATTCACCCTCACTAGCGGCGTCCTGAGCCGCGAACCCATGAAGGGCAGCGCATCGATCAGCATGGTTAATGCTGGGCTCGAAGGCTTCGTCCGCGCCGCCGCCTTGGAACTCCCGCGCGGCATTCGCATCAACGTCGTGAGTCCGCCCTGGGTAACCGAGACGTTGATCGCCAGAAAAATGGATTCGTCCGCTGGCTTGCCAGCCGCCACCGTCGCCCAAGCCTATCTCTCCAGCGTCGAACGCGCCATAACAGGCCAAACAATCGATCCGCGTGTCATTGCAGCCAAGCATGCGGGTTAAACACTGAGGATGAGGGCACGCTCCGTGCGACGCCCGAATACATTGTGTCTGTGCTATTCTGGGCGCCATCGGCTTTATCTAGGAGGATTTCTACGATGCGGATCAGACTAAAACCAGCAGGACTCATCGGAATATTCGGGTTGATCGGGGCAACGGCGCTCTCGCCATTTTCCCACTCAGCTCAGGCCTCGCCGTCCAGCCATGCCCCTCACGGCACAGTCACCATCGACGGCATCACCGTGCCCGATATCGGGCCGCTGCCGACCGCGATCCCGACACCGTCCACGAACCTGAATTACGCCGCTAAAATCGAATTGGGCAAGCAACTCTACTTCGACGGCCGCCTGTCGAAGAGCAATGCGATCCCCTGCGCCTTCTGCCACAATCCAGGAACCGGATTCGCCGACCCCCGGCAGACCTCTATCGGCATCGATGGCGGCGTGGGCGGGCGCCAGTCGCCGACGATCTACAACACCGCCTTTAATCATGTCCAATTCTGGGACGGGCGCGCGCGCTCGCTCGAAGAGCAGGCCATTGGGCCAATCCATAATCCAGTCGAAATGGGCGAAACGCACGAGAACGTCGTGCGCAAGCTTGGGAAGGTCAAAGGCTATCAGCAGCAGTTCCAGACTGTCTTCGGATCGGGCGTGAATCTTCAGGATCTCGCCAACGCCCTCGCCGCCTACGAGCGGACAATCATCTCGACGAATTCCGCATTCGACAAATATGTGCTGGGAGACCCCAAAGCCATGGATGAAACCGCCGTCAGAGGCATGGCTCTCTTCAAGGGAAAGGCCCGCTGCATCCTCTGCCACAACGGTTCCAACTTCACCGACAACCAATTCCACAATCTGGGTGTGCCACAAGTCGGCCCGGCGAAAGAAGACCTCGGACGTTATGACGTGACGCGGGCGGAGAAGGACAAAGGCGCCTTCAAAACTCCAACGCTGCGCAGCATCACAGAGACCGCGCCCTACATGCACGACGGCGCCTTCAAGACACTCGAAGAAGTCGTGGACTTTCTGAACGAGGGGGGCGGAGCCAATCAGAATCTCAGCGCTCTCGTGAAGCCGCTGAACCTGACACCTGAAGAAAAGACCGACCTTGTGGCGTTTCTCAAATCGCTCACAGGAGAATCGGTCAAATTCCAAATGCCTAAGCTCCCGAAGTAGCGCAGCCTTCACGATTGCAGTCATGCTACTTGCATCGAAAAGCATGCATCGATGTTAATCGGGGGTAGTCGCCAGGCGGTCGAGCAGCAGGCGGAAATCTGGGCGGCTGAGATAGCGTTGGAACGAGGAATCGGTACGGGGATCCGGCAGACCTTCGCCAGGATTCCCGTACTGTCGATAGCGGAACGCCACTGCCAATGAACGCATCGCCTCATCGGGTGCGTTCATTTCGGCATAGGTGCAGGCAAGATTGTAATGGAACATCGGATATTGAGGATCGCTCCTGAGACCATATTCAAACATCGCTTTGGCCTCGGCGAGCCGCCCGGTCAGGCCATAGGCCATGCCTAAATTGTCGACGAGGACACGCCAATAGACGACAGGAAGCCGACGGGAGATTTTCTCCATCTCGAGCGCTGACCGGTACCAAGGAATGGCTCGCGCGTACTGGCTTTGGACATAGTGCGCATTGCCTTTTTTAAACAAGTTGAAGCTGGATGGCCTGTTGGCGGCTGGCGCGGACAACAATCCACTCTCGCTTCTCTGAAAGGTTGCACGCATATGACTTCCCGAGGAATAACGGTCGCGCCCTGATGCAGGGGCGCCGACGGTCGAACGCTTTTGCCCTGTCACAAGATACGCATGATCGACGATGTCCATGACGACACCGGCTTGCAGCAACTCATCTGAGGTCGGAATCCACAGATCGTAGGCCGGGACCCCCATCGCCTTGTCCACAAACGAAACCTCCACACCTTGTGAGAGCATGTAGGCTCGGCTACGCTCATTCTCCCGATGGGCAGCAACCTCCGGCATGCCCGGGAAATATCCGCGGTGGAATCCCAGACTCGCATCCTTGTGCAAGAACCGCTGGCCGCCGGCCAGGAAAATCCTGATGCATGCGCTCTGGCAGCGCCCAGTGACGTACGTAGAGAGTCCGATCTGCTCCACCAGCGCTTGAACCTTTGTCGCTTCCGCCAATAAGCCGCCATGAGAATTCAATCCAATGACTTCCACGCCCGGAGTGTGCTTGAGGTGGTGAGCCACAGTCTGCACGAGGCCGACGCCAATGCCCCCCTCAATATGCAACATATGTCCGTCTTCTGAGAACGAGACCCTGTACCGATAGTCTTCTGTGGCGACCGCGATTTTCCCTTGTTCGAAATACATGGGCGCCCAATATGGGACCGTGATGAGCATGGCCAGGAGGCACAGGACGATCAGCCCTTGAGTTGCGCGGCCCCAAAACCAACCTGAACAGCTCGACAGATACTGCCGTGCGGCCCTCCATAATCCCACCGTTTGCCAGGGATGAATCACAAACATATGAAGAAAAAGCGCGCTGGTATAGAGCCGAAAAACTAGCAGCGGAGACGCAGTGGCCTCTTGGCGAGAGGCAAAAAACTGTTGGACAAGGCCGAAAAACGCATCGACAAGAACGTTGGTCAGCCAAAAGGAATGGGCCAGAGACAACTCACCTCGCCAATATCGCACGACATAGCGAACGATCGCTATTGGTCGAGGCCCGCGAGGCTTTACTGAATACATCGATACCCCTCATTACGAGTAGGTAACCAAAGTGTATGTAACCATGAAGGCTTTCGAGTCAAAACTCAAATTAATAGCGTAATTTCTGCCGCGTGAGACAAGACTCCACCGAGGACACTTTGATTAGGAAATAGTACCGAAAAGAGATGAATGCGTCGACAACGAGGTGGCGCACTGGCAATCGGCCTAGGGAAATCCCTCTCTGGACGATAGGTCTGATCAGACCGATCGCCAGAGTCATCTAGCCGGCGTGTTTTGGGGTAGCGTTTCTGAAGCGCCGCTTCGGGGTAGTATCTAATTAGATATCGTGCGTCTGCTCAATATGGCAAGAGTTCCCTCGCGTCACTTCCCCAGAGTTCGCACATAGGCCAGCACATCCCGGCTCTGGCTTTCCGAAAGATTTCTCTTCCAGGCCGGCATATTCGGTTTGCCGTTGTGAATTGTCTTGAGCAGCTCCGCATCCGATTTCTTCTTGGTCGCCGGCGCGGTGAGATTAGCTGGGTCCGGCCCCAAGAGCCGATAACCGTCTCCCCCGCCCTCAGCCCCGTGGCAACCGGCACAGTTCCTGACAAACAGTGTCTTGCCGCGAGCCGCATCCCCAGGCTTGGCCTTGGATTCTGCCTGCCCCTTCCCCGGCAACCCCAGCAACAAGCTACTGATACATCCAACCATTGCGATCCCGAGTAACCAGCTTTTGCTCATTACTGTTCCTCCCTCCGATGCGCCATATCGGCTGAGTGCAATCCAAGCCCTGCCTTGGCTATTGCGGATCACGCCTCCAACAACTAGTCCAGTTGACGATCAATCCCTGCTTTCATCGCGAGGAACCGCCGGACTCCGATCACGAGAAACATCGCGCCCATGACCAGCGACACCACTCCCAAGGTTTGAATGGCTCGCCCTTCCAGCCACCAGACGGCCGGAATGCCAACCGCAAAAAATCCCAGCGCGGTCCGGACGTACGCCAGTAACGTCCGCTCGTTGGCCAGCTCAGTCCGTTGCCGGGCCAGTCGATCACGCAAGACGGTATCAGTCGGTACAGCCACGAACGGTCTCCAAAAATCCTGAGAAACGAGAGCCGATCAACCTTGGGCGCTCAATGAGAAGGAAGGAAGCCGGAACGAACTCGGCAAAGACAGCGCACAAATCCCATTAGAAAGGAATGCGGAGGCCCATTTGAAACTCATTCGGTGAAATCCCCTGCCCAAACTGACTGCGCAGCCCGACATCGGGTTGCACGGGAGGAGGACCGGTCAACGAACGATTTAACTCCGATGTATACCCGCCGCCGAATCCCGCCCCGAGATACGGCAAGATCGTGCGTCCGCCCACTGAATAGCGGCCGCTGATCGATGGAATATCCCGAAAGACCGATGAGGATGGAGAATACAGCGGCAACGCTCCAGACGCATTGAACGGAAGCTCAGAGGCCTCGCCTCCCTGAGAATATTGTTCATTCAACGACTGCAGGACGGGGGACTCCAACACCGGCTCTTCCTGAGCCAAGGCGCCGCGCACAGAAACGGCGAGCACGGCGCACAACAACATTGGAGCGATGGCATAACGAAAGAACATAGTGAGATTTTACAAACAAAATTGCACGCGCACAAGACCGGCGCTCCGAAAACAGCGAAAGCAACACTGCCTATTCGGCCAAGGCGCCGGTCCATCTTCTACATCGACTCTTCATGGCCTGTTGCCATCTTGCATCCCCCGATCATCCGGTCTATCTTCTGCCGGTCGGACATCCCAACTGGAACGTACCGGCCTCCGGCTTGGAACGCCGGTGCAATCCACTCATCGGAACCCGGCGAACGGTATGGGCATCGCGGCGATTCTCGGCCTGATCACCATCGGACTGCTTGCGTACCTCGGCGCCGGCCGTAAAAAGCCTGCCGGGATTGAATTCTACGCGGGAGGCCTCTCCACGATCCTGCTCGCGCTCCTGCTGGAGCTCACGACACAAGGGGTGATCTCACACGTGCCCCAGTGGGCGCAGCCCTGGCTGGCCTTCATGACCTACCTGGCGATGTCCTTCGTCATTCTGAAAACGCTGGACCTGCTGTTCATCGAAGACTACCTCGTGGAGAAGCGGGGGAAATACATTCCCCGAATGCTCCGCCTGATCCTCCTGCTCGTCGGGATTACACTCGCAGGCCTGGTCATGCTTCGGGCTGTCCTCGATATGGATCCGCTGACCTTGATCGCGCTCCCGACCATCGCCACTGCCATCGTGGGATTCGCGCTCAAAGACGTCATCGCGCGCCTGGCCTCGGGCATCCAGCTCGGCCGCATGATCCACGTCGGCGACTGGGTCACGCTGATGGACAAAGAAGGCGTCGTCACCGATATCGCGTTCGACTACATCACGATCAGGACTCGTACCAATGATTACGTCATGCTCCCCAACGATGCCGTCTCTCAATCCGCTATCACCAACCACAGCCGGCCGGAAAATCTCTGCGCCCGCGCCATCCATGTCGACGCGAACTATGCCCATCCACCGGTGCAGGTGAAACAGATTCTCGTTCAATCCGCCTCGGCGGTGCCGGGCGTCGTCGCCGCGCCGGCGCCGGTCAGTTTCATTGAAGAGTTCAAGGATTCCGGCATCTCCTACAAACTGAAGTTTTTCTTTCATGACTATGGGAGCCGTGAGCGCATCGAGGGCGAAGTGATGTCCTACGTCTGGTATGCCTTTCAGCGGAACGGCATTGAGATTCCCTATCCTCAGCGAGTCGTGCAAATGACCCAGCCTCCCGATCTGACAGCACAACGGGCCACCGAACTGACCGGGATCGAAGCACAACTTCGCGCCATCGATTTCTTAGCCATACTCGACACGGAGGCGCGACGCTCGCTGGCCGAACAGGCGCAAACGCGCGTCTACCTGCCCGGCGAGCAGGTCGTGCGGGAAGGCGAACCGGGAGAGGAGCTCTTTGTCGTCATGGGGGGCGAGGCCGACGTCGTGATCAAGACCGGTGATCAGACCACGCCTGTCGCGACACTCACGAAAGGGCAGTTCTTCGGTGAAATGTCCCTGCTCACCGGAGCCCCGCGCTCAGCCACGGTCCAAGCGAAATCCCAACTGACCGTCACGGTCATCGGCAAGCACGCGATGAGCCAGGTCATCTCTCGCACCCCCGGCCTGGCAGAACAATTCGGCACCATCCTCACAACTCGGCAATCGGCCCTGGCGGCCACGCGTGAAACCGCCGATCGCGCGTCAAAACTGAGATCCGCCGCAGAAGATGGACGGTCGCTCACCGCGAAGATTCTCCAATTCTTTCGCCGGTCCGGGAGCTGATTCCCGGCCAGCCTCTGTCATCGACGGTGGAGCCATAAGATGCCAGCCGCCACGCGATACAACAAACTACTCTCTGGAGCGGCGGTGGGAGGTTCTGTATGGCTCCTCGCCTTGGCCCTGCACTGGTCGGGATGGCTCACCGTCACAGAACTCAAGACACTCGATCATCGGTTCCATCGATACGCGGATTCCACCAAAGCGGGGCACGATATCGTGCTAGTGGCGGTCGATGAGGCCAGCCTGGAATCCTACGGCCAATGGCCATGGCCACGCGACCGGCACGGCTATGTCGTCCATTACCTGAAAGAGGCCGGAGCCAAAGCCGTGGTCTTCGATGTCCTCTTTCTCGAACCGGACCGGTCGGGAGAGGAATTCGATGCCGTGCTTGCCGAAGAGATGCAAGCGGCTGGGAACGTCTACCTGCCGTTCCTGATGCAGAATGAGCCGATACCCTCCGGCGGATCGACCGCTTCCAGCGCGCACGAATATTCGCCAGACATCTTGAAAAAATCCACAATCCCGCTCAACGATCCAACCGCGCTGCAAGCGGACATCGCCTCAGCTTATACCGGCGCCAAATTGCCCCTGCCGCTGTTTGCGCAAGCCGCTCGCGGACTCGGCTATATCAATCTGACCCCGGACATCGATGGCACCACCCGCCGCCTCCCCCTGCTGGCGCAGGCGCAGCAACAGACATTCCTGCACATCAGTGCGACCGTTGCGCGCGACCTTCTGCAAGCGGATCGCGCGGCGCTGCATCCGCGTGAGCTTCGGCTAGGACCTGTAGCGATTCCGCTGACTGCGGAGCAAGACATGGTCATCGACTGGCACGGATCGCTGGAAAATCGCGTCTATCCTGTCTATCCCATTGGCGCCGTCCTCCGCTCGTTTATCGATAAACAGAACGGGAAACCGCCCCTGCTGGACCCGGCGCTGTTTCGCGACAAAATCGTGTTCGTGGCCGCCACCGCCGCTGGGACGTACGATCTCCGGGTAACCCCGCTCTCCCCCTTCGCGCCCGGCGTTCTCATCCATATGGCGGCGCTCGATAACATCCTGCGACAGCATCATCTCCAGCCGGCGTCATGGGCAGTCTTCGCAGCCTCCACACTTTTCCTCACGCTCGCCACCGCCTGGGCCTTCATGCTGATCCAGTCCCAGTGGATCAAGGCGGCCAGCATCACCGGCCTGGCCGCCGCGTACTATGGACTCGCCGTCCACGCCTTTACCTCGCACGGACTCTGGCTCGACCTCGCCATCCCCGAAGGCGCGCTAGCCGTCTCCTTCACCTCCGCCGCAACCGTCGAGTACCTCACGGAAGGGAAACGTCGCAGGCAACTGCGAACGGTCTTCGATAAATACATGGCGGCTGACGTTGTCGATGAGATCATGCGGAATCCAGATGCGATCCGGCTCGGCGGCGAGAAACAAGAACTCTCCGTGCTCTTTTCCGACATCGCCGGATTTACCTCCATCTCGGAACAGATGGATCCGGAAACGCTCGTCGAGCTTCTGAATCGGTATCTCTCGGCCATGACGGAGATTATTCTCCGCCATCGAGGCAACGTGAATAAGTATCTGGGGGACGGCATTATGGCCATCTTCGGAGCGCCGCGCGGAGAGCCCAATCATGCCAGCCTCGCCTGCTTTGCGGCGTTAGATTCGCAGGCTGAGCTTGCCAGGCTGCGCGAACGATGGAAAGCCGAAGGACAGTCGGAGATCCGCGCGCGCATCGGCATCAATTCAGGCCCGCTCGTCGTCGGGAATATGGGGTCGCAGACCAGGATGGAATACACCGTGATGGGCGATGCCGTGAATCTGGCTTCCCGCCTGGAGGGCGCGAATAAGTTTTACGATACGTTGATTCTGTTGGGTCCCCGCACCTATGAACTCGCCGCCAGCGACATCGAAGCGCGTGAAGTCGACCGCTTGCGGGTCAAAGGCAAGCAGGAACCCGTTGTCGTCTTCGAATTGCTCGCCCGCAAAGGAGCGCTGCCCGACGAACGGCGCCCTGTCATCGAGGCCTATCGAAC
Proteins encoded in this region:
- a CDS encoding Short chain dehydrogenase (MaGe:77308771), whose protein sequence is MRIVVVGATGTIGSAVVAALSGQHDVVGVGHTKGAIRVDLASLESIDKMFAAVGAFDALVCAAGRAAFGSLENLKDADFQLGLSNKLMGQVNLVRIGLKQMRDNGSFTLTSGVLSREPMKGSASISMVNAGLEGFVRAAALELPRGIRINVVSPPWVTETLIARKMDSSAGLPAATVAQAYLSSVERAITGQTIDPRVIAAKHAG
- a CDS encoding TCR/Tet family MFS transporter (MaGe:77308768), translated to MTDHATTAQPRQAAALFILFTVFLDMLSFGIVIPVLPKLVEEFLAGDTARAAEIFGYMGTVWALMQFVCSPIQGALSDRFGRRPVVLLSNIGLGLDYMLMALAPNLAWLFAGRAIAGMAASSFSTAGAYMSDVTPPAQRAAAFGKIGMVFGLGFILGPALGGWLGAIDPRLPFWGAAMLSLLNACYGFFVLPESLPPERRAAFAWKRANPVGALALLRSHHELFGLATVAFLGYLAHAVLPSTAVLYMSYRYGWDTASVGLMLAGVGLAAMIVQGLLIRPLTARFGERTTLLAGLLCGVTGFAIYGIAPQGWIFCLGIPIMAFWGLAGPATQALMTRRVSGSEQGRLQGAMASVNGITGLIGPTLFTQIFAHFIGAQTGWQIPGAPFFLAACLLLTGAGLAWRVTRVQR
- a CDS encoding Methylamine utilization protein MauG (MaGe:77308772); translated protein: MRIRLKPAGLIGIFGLIGATALSPFSHSAQASPSSHAPHGTVTIDGITVPDIGPLPTAIPTPSTNLNYAAKIELGKQLYFDGRLSKSNAIPCAFCHNPGTGFADPRQTSIGIDGGVGGRQSPTIYNTAFNHVQFWDGRARSLEEQAIGPIHNPVEMGETHENVVRKLGKVKGYQQQFQTVFGSGVNLQDLANALAAYERTIISTNSAFDKYVLGDPKAMDETAVRGMALFKGKARCILCHNGSNFTDNQFHNLGVPQVGPAKEDLGRYDVTRAEKDKGAFKTPTLRSITETAPYMHDGAFKTLEEVVDFLNEGGGANQNLSALVKPLNLTPEEKTDLVAFLKSLTGESVKFQMPKLPK
- a CDS encoding hypothetical protein (Evidence 4 : Unknown function but conserved in other organisms; MaGe:77308770), which codes for MFIRIGAIAAVAMIALALAGCSQFEPRDKRFYYRALWNFALREDLAELDSEFNGVDFGHSNLYENLLLTGGKDVPAIEDRARKETLAFIATKPRLNPNEEAIAPTYMKLAWRAQNVFDEAHALHRATYDIMASAEPDKDRAIRNVLAYYQESAYALTAKRLDHRRLDQFPYSKTFRHRFPLFNATIWSYHYLQVAVYDPLQAARDLTAKTQAVRPILMTYRRYLDQPPVEWTFMPLTAELSPLFAARYPEIADIFDNLHMLHDNISDILASDLLPTWEAKRAEIYRLVDRYYLASADATNPMIVQDREHRH
- a CDS encoding Transglycosylase (MaGe:77308767), whose protein sequence is MFFRALGKTTLAVRIVVSVALLIVLWLAVNWTYHAILKPTEVLFPLDNALDKSPATTWQEYGALFREHSTAVITPELLAALAQSEGAGNPVARTYWRWRASWNPLEWYQPASSAVGMYQLTDGTFQLAKRYCIHDHEVVEDGRWQNFQSCWFNSLYSRVVPSHAIEMTAALLDRNVACAIGHRRTTSLSLQKKQDLAAIIHLCGAGAGQDYARRGFRLLPRQRCGDHDLSLYLARINGLKRQFAHLSSGGKELRPAKSR
- a CDS encoding membrane protein of unknown function (Evidence 5 : Unknown function; MaGe:77308773); this encodes MYSVKPRGPRPIAIVRYVVRYWRGELSLAHSFWLTNVLVDAFFGLVQQFFASRQEATASPLLVFRLYTSALFLHMFVIHPWQTVGLWRAARQYLSSCSGWFWGRATQGLIVLCLLAMLITVPYWAPMYFEQGKIAVATEDYRYRVSFSEDGHMLHIEGGIGVGLVQTVAHHLKHTPGVEVIGLNSHGGLLAEATKVQALVEQIGLSTYVTGRCQSACIRIFLAGGQRFLHKDASLGFHRGYFPGMPEVAAHRENERSRAYMLSQGVEVSFVDKAMGVPAYDLWIPTSDELLQAGVVMDIVDHAYLVTGQKRSTVGAPASGRDRYSSGSHMRATFQRSESGLLSAPAANRPSSFNLFKKGNAHYVQSQYARAIPWYRSALEMEKISRRLPVVYWRVLVDNLGMAYGLTGRLAEAKAMFEYGLRSDPQYPMFHYNLACTYAEMNAPDEAMRSLAVAFRYRQYGNPGEGLPDPRTDSSFQRYLSRPDFRLLLDRLATTPD
- a CDS encoding hypothetical protein (Evidence 4 : Unknown function but conserved in other organisms; MaGe:77308769) is translated as MKRLARHIAGTMLALLLGLLPLRGFALDHDNLDPNRPIGMEDAYAIPKGEIGLEGGVRFNDRREGRTRVTFQPQIIYGAFDNTQIEIQGDLISDPHTLVGAAKSGDLHLGVLYNFNTETINLPAFAGRIEVDLPTGVNSKGVDTQMTGILTRSFGRLRAHINAGYTVLGSPQGQERPGAYRAVVAVSYPLGYPTSFSDTLIASLYTRESDLRGQRNHSGIEIGLRHQLTSRMVLDGGLGTEFSGPSDRAALLGTIGLSVGF
- a CDS encoding hypothetical protein (Evidence 5 : Unknown function; MaGe:77308774), which codes for MTLAIGLIRPIVQRGISLGRLPVRHLVVDAFISFRYYFLIKVSSVESCLTRQKLRY